CGTTGCATAGCAGAGCATCAGGGCCCATCGCGGGCCCACGTATCTTCGCGCGCGTGGCCCACGTTTCcacgtgtatgtgtatgcgtatgtgcgcgcgcgcgcgctcgattTACACGCTCGTATGTTGATGATAGTGTTGCAAAACGAGCGGGGCAACACACGGCCGGGGCCTCATCGAGGGCCCGGcgaggtggaggaggaggaggaggaggaggagaggagcGCATAGAAGAAGCAAACAGCACCGGGCAAGCGGCAGGCAGCAGTGCCGGCCCCGCTCTGGGCCCGACGGGGGGACCCGGGGTCACATTCCAAGATGGCTGTGCCTGAGGAATGCAGTGGGTGCCCCCCTAAGACGCCTGCCTCCctccttttttattaatcggtCCCATTTGCCCGTTCTAGCGAAAAGAAACCCGCTTATTACCGCTCGCGCGAGGTGAAACAATAATGTAACGCGCGTACGTGCAGAGTTTAGTTTGCGAGCGGACGTCGAGGGAACGTGGTGCCGAGATAAGTCCCATCTCGtgagggagagaaggagagccGAGAGAGCGAGGGACGGCGAGAAATAGTGGTATCGCACGTTCAATCCGGGGCCTGTTCTTCATGCCAGCACGCCGCAGATGATGCCCATGCCAGAGGATGCTACTAGCTCGTCTTAAGCAATGTCTCATAGGGATATCTCTGAGGTAATTGCGAGGTTCCTATTTGCAACTTTGGGCCCAATCCTGAATCGGGATCTGGCCCTCGCTTACACGTTACATCTCGTGTTTTGATCAGTCTCGTTTAACTGTCTACCTACGTACTTATTAATTCAATCGAgtatttaattgatatactgatttatgttaattttatcccTTGTCTTTTATAAGAAATCGTTTATACATGTTAAtcacttttaaatattgagataaaaaGTATCTCCTTCGCTTTTAACTCTATTTggaatttttcacaaatttatattatattttttaaaataaaatatgactcgtgtctatatatattattaacgttatgagttaaaagttttttaattatcattgatttaatcatataaaatttatcacatAGTTAAGAGTAAAAATAACTCGTTTAGTAGCCGCTTTTAGTTCCATGGATCTTTCCAtgtgatttcttattttaatttatataaatagctTAGTTTTATTTGTTGATAAAAGCAGGAAATTATTTGCTTTAAATAAGATTGTGCCAATTTGATGATTGTAAGGTGGAGCCCGAAGGTACGTCGGCCTTGGCCGCTGGATCCAGGGCACTATTCTTAGAAACGGTACGCAGGAGTAACGCGGCGTGCCAGAATGGAGATTACGCCCTGGCCGCGACATTGTATACGGAAGCCCTTGCCTTGGACCCCCTTAGTCACGTGTTATACTCGAACAGATCAGCCGCCAGGCTCAAAATGGGATTGTTTGCGCTCGCATTGCAGGATGCTGTCAGAGCTACCGAGCTGAGTCCACAGTGGCCGAAGGTATGTGCATTCTTCCTCGTATTCTTTCGTGCATTCCTATCAATTTTGGATCTTTAACGATATGTTTTCAGGCGTACTACCGACAAGGAGTAGCGCTGCAATGCCTAGGACGTTACGGAGAAGCACTCGTTGCCTTCAGTACGGGATTAGCTCACGACGTGTCCAATCATCAGCTGTTATCAGGCTTGGTAGAAGCGTCTCTGAAGTCTCCGTTGCGACCGACCTTAGAGCCGACGTTCCAACAGTTGCGCGTGATGAAGCTCGATGAGTCTCCGTTCGTCGTTATATCCGTGGTTGGTCAAGAGCTGCTCGGGGCTGGACAATACAGGGCGTCCGCTGGCGTGCTAGAAGCCGCGCTCACCATCGGAACGTGCAGCTTGAAATTGAAGGGTTCCGTACTCTCCGCTCTGTCCAGCGCGTACTGGACATTGAACTCCCTGGACAAGTCATTACACTACATGCAGCAGGATCTGGGTAAGTAGCAGATAAGTCGGGAGAATAAATCGAGCAGAAATTTTTGCATTGATTCCTTTCAATTTGTAATCTGTGAATTTGAGGATCTAATGGAGCAAGTTTGTTTAccgataattgaaattttcaggaGTGGCGCGTTCCCTAGGGGACCCGCAGGGCGAGTGCAGAGCCCACGGGAATTTAGGCGCCGCTTACTTCAGCAAGGGCAGCTTCAAGGAGGCTTTAACAGCTCATAGGTACCAACTTGTTCTAGCTATGAAATGCAAAGATACGCAGGCGGCGGCGTCGGCCTTGACCAGCCTGGGACACGTCTACACGGCGATCGGCGATTTGCCGAACGCCCTGGCCTCCCATAAGCAGTGCGTACAATTGGTGAAGCAGATGGGGGATCGGCTGCAGGAGGCTCGCGAGATCGGTAACGTCGGGGCGGTCTATTTGGCGATGGGAGAGTTCGAAAGCGCTGTCGACTGTCACACGCAACACCTGAGGATAGCCAGACGGCTGGGTGATCGCGTAGAGGAAGCGAGGGCCTTCAGTAACTTGGGATCGTCTCACCACTATCGTAGAAATTTTGGACAGGCGATGGCTTATCACGAGAACGTTCTGAGAATAGCTCAGGAACTCGGAGATAGAGCGATAGAGATCAGAGCATACGCGGGATTAGGTCATGCCGCCAGATGTGCAGGTGATGAtaacgataattattattaaagtactGTAACGTCATGTTGCAATACATTAAcgtattatttctatttttaactttCCTTTACGTTAACAtgattttattctaaatatcaTAGGCGACTTGGCGCAAGCAAAACTCTGGCATCAAAGACAGCTTGACGTCGCGTTGGTCACGAAAGACAAGGTGGCCGAGGGACGAGCCTGCAGCAATCTGGGCATAGTATACCAACTGCTCGGCGAGCACGATGCCGCCTTGAAACTACATCAGGCACACCTGGGAATCGCGAGATCGTTAGGAGACAAAGCTGGTATGGGTAGAGCATACGGAAACATCGGTAATGCTTATAACGCCTTGGGTTATTACGAACAAGCCATCAAGTACCACAAACAGGAATTAACGATAAGCAAAGAGGTAAGGCGTCCCTAGAATAAGTATGTCATTATTGTGAAACACTctgttaatgaaaaatgtcGTTCAGGTAAACGATCGTAGCTCGGAAGCCAGCACACACGGAAACTTGGCGGTCGCGTATCAGGCTGTGCAAGGCCATGAAGCGGCATTGAGACATTACAGAGCTCACTTAGCTATTGCGCGCGAACTGAAAGACACGGCTGGTGAGGCGTGTGCCCTGCTGAATCTCGCCAATTGTCTTTCTTCGCGCGGCAGATTCGAGGAAGCAGTGCCATATTACGAGCACTATCTGATGCTGTCGCAAGAATTGCACGACGTTGAAGGGGAAGCTAAAGCGTGCCATTTTCTGGGATACGCTCACTATTGCCTGGGAAATCATCGAGAAGCGGTCAGATATTACGATCAGGATTTAGCATTAGCGAAGGACTTGCAGGATAAATCTGGAATGGGTAGAGCTTACTGCAATCTGGGATTAGCTCACTTGGCGCTGGAAAATCTGGACACCGCTTTGGAAtgccaaaaatattatttgggTAACACGTTTTGCGTATTTTTAACATACATACACAATAATgtaactaatattttataattatatattaatatattaaaagtaggAGAATaagtagaaaaaataaaatgtataatgataaaaaatataataaataatcgttaattatttaacgcaGCGATTGCGCACATGACCAAGCATCTGGCTGGCAAGTTCCGCGCTCTGGGAAATATCGGCGACTGTTTGTTGCGCATGGGAGAGATCGACGAAGCTATCAAGATGCATCAACGTCAGTTGAACTTGGCACGTCAAGCGGCCGATCGTTGCTTGGAAGCGGCTGCCTATGGCGCATTGGGGATCGCTCATCGAGTTACGAAGAACTTGGACAAGGCTCTAGGTTTTCACACGCAGGAATTAACTTTGAGGCAAGAAGCTGGTGACTTGCGCGGCGAATGCAGGGCGCATGGAAATCTGGGTGCCGTACACATGGCATTGGGACAGTACACTCACGCGGTCAAGTGTTATCAAGAACAATTGGAGAGGGCGAAAGAACTAGCGGACTCCGGAGTTGAAGCTCAAGCATTgggtaatttaaatttataatgtttaaatttggaattttttttttaaataaaacattcgaaatgtaaatttaaaatttcttgcttaaatgagaaagataaacgcaatatatataacgtatatacaGAATGTTGTGCTAGAATCAAGaagaagataattatataaaaataaacagataatctttttgaaaagatatgaataaaataacataccaTCCTTTTTTTAACTATAACTCTTTATTATAGGAAATTTGGGCATAGCTAGGCTTAATATGGCGCATTATGAGGATGCTATCGGTTATTTCGAGCAACAGTTAGCAACTTTAGAACCGCTAACTACTAACACCGCTTTACTCGACAAAGCTCGAGCACTCGGAAACTTGGGGGATTGTTACGAGGCCTTGGGTGATCTGGAAGAAGCTATCAAATGTCATGAGCAACAATTGACAGCCGCCTTGAAGTTGAAAAGCACAAGAGATCAGGAGAGGGCGTACAGAGGATTGGGAAGAGCTCGGGAGGCTACCGGAAACTTACAGGAAGCCTTGGTGTGTTTCGAGAAGAGATTAGTAACCGCTCATGAAGTGGACAGTCCCGAGGCAAGGGGTGCCGCTTACGGTGACTTAGGTAAATtgagaattaaatatagattaattttatcaagttcGTAAAAAAGAGATCATATAGAAATCTTTTTTAgcaaatatgtttatatacaaaattcatgCAAACATTTTCAGTCACCTAATTTTAACACAATTATATTAACTGTGTATTGATATTTGTTCGAATGTTAATTTGCAGGCAGAGTACACGCCGCGTTAGGTAATCACGAGCAGGCCGTCAGTTGTTTGTCGCATCAATTGGCCCTTGCTCGCGGGTTCGGCGACAAAGCGGCCGAGGCTGAAGCTGCCAGTGGTTTGGGAGCGGTACATCTTTTGATGGACGATCCAAATTCCGCGTTACGCCATCATCAGTTGGAGCTGTCGATCGCCGAGAGTCTGGATGCGGCTGGATTGCAAGCCCGCGCCTGTGCTAATCTGGGAATGACCCAGGAGACGTTGGGACAATATGAGGAAGCTATCAGATTGCAGGAACAGTCGTTGAGTCTTGCGGCCGCGGCGGGGGATCAACCCGCCCGAGCGGCGGCTTTCGCGAGTCTGGGTCGACTCCATCATCTGTGCGGGGACCTGCCACGCGCTCTGAGTTATCTGCAGTCTGGTCTGTCTCTGTCCGAGGGCTTGGGCAGAAGGGAAGAAGCCGCCAGACTGAGACACAGACTTGGTCTCGTGCACTGGGAGGCCGCAGAAGCGACTATCTCCGTAGAACACTTGGAGAAGGCCGCGAATCTCTTAGAGTCATTAGACGGAACTTGTGTGTCCCTGTCTTGCGGTCAACCCAATCGAACCGAATTGCTATCAGAGACGTATAGGATGTTGCAAAAGGTATTGATCCACCTAAACCGAGCGGAAGAAGCTTTGAATTGGGCGGAAAGATCTAGACGATCTAAAAGTAATTCCCTGGACGACGCAGCTCACTATTCTGAGATTATTGATCGGCAACGCGGAATCATCCTGTACTACAGGTATGATCTTTTTGCAAGCgagtattattataacttaaagAAGAGAGACAGCGAAATATAGGGGAACGGAGGGTAGCCCCGgacattattgaaattcaaGTATATCGCGTATCTATGgccattgtttaaacattctaaTATGCCCTTCTCGACATATGCAGAATGTTCAAACAATGGCCATAGATACGCGGTATACttgaatttcaataatgtcCGGGGCTACCCCCCGTTCCcctaatgttatttaatatcataataatttgttGGTTCcgtgattttattaatagattaaaataattgaacgaAATCGTTTCAGTGAAGTGGGATGTGAATTGCATGCGTGGTGCTTAGCGCCAGGACGCGGTTTGTTACGATTCCACTCCACCACGTTGGACGATGGGGTAGGTCTGGAAAAGAGAGTCCTTCAAGCGCGCGAAGCGCTTTTGGACGAGAGCAACGAGCTCATTGAGGAATCTACCAAAATCCCATCGAGGGGTCATCACTTGAACGCCAGTTCCTACAGTTTGAGCAGCCTCTTCAGCGTCGGTTCCGTGAGCTCTCGCGCCGGAAGCGCCCGTTGGGGACGAGGCGTGAAAGGACCTACGTGGCAGGCACCATTGCCGATACAAGTGCTCTACGACCTTCTCCTCGCTCCGTTCGAGGATCTGCTACCGCCGCCGCGGAAGGAGCTGATCCTCGTAGTGGAGAAGTCTCTCTACTTAGCACCGTTCCCGGCTTTGCAATCCAATCCAGGCGAGGATTACCTGTGCGAAAGATTTTCGTTGTTGGTAGTACCATCCCTTGCGGCGCTCAGAAAGAGGTCGAAGACACCTGTGCTGGAAGGCGGTGCTACTGTGGCCGCGCTAGTCGCCGGAAATCCTGTTCTGCCGGAGGAAATTCGAAAGGAGTACGGTTGGGCCGAGAGCGTCGCTTCTACCGAGACCGAGTCGGAAATAGTCGCCGAATTACTGGAGGCCCGCGCAATGACTGGTTAGTATCAGctagaatattgaaatttttaattctacaaAAGTGTTACATACAATTTCCGACTCTCATTCGTTCATTACAGGATTGGAAGCTACCAGATCGGCGGTTCTGCGATCTCTACCGGATGCGGAGTGCGTTCACTTGACGGTGCCGATCTTCTGGAGTACCAGCAGTTTAGCGTTCTCACCCGATCAGTGTGAGGAGCCGTCCGAGAGACCGGAATACCTGATAAGCCAGGCGGACTTACTTAGGCTAAAAATGTCCGCCCGTCTGGTTGTTGTGTCCAGCGGTCAAAGTTGGAGCAACGTAGATTGCACGAACGCTACGTCAGACGGTATACAGAATCTCGCCAAGACCTTACTGAGCACGGGCGCGCAATGTGTGCTCATAGGGATGTGGGCAGTACCACCGACCGCCGGCAGCATTTTATTGCGAGCGTTCTACAGCGCGATGTTACAAGGCGCCAGAGCGTCCCGTGCCTTGGCCGAGGCGATGCAGACCGTCCAGCATACCAGACACTTTGCTCATCCCGCTAACTGGGCCGGCTGGCTGCTTATCGGTGGAGACGCGAGATTATCCAACAAGGTATATTCGATAGGAATTGTATGTGCTATTTGAACAAATGTAAGATACAAAACAACGAACGAATCAATTGATTAATGTTCTGAAATGTCCTGGATAAATCTAATCTTCTAGAAAGTAGACTCCTTTAgttacagaattttttttcgtacattgttttaattattaaattataattatgacaCTATATCAGACAGTTctgaatgaaaaaattattttaatatagtgTTTCGTTTTTCGCAACTTTAATCgtaatatttcatcatttttctctcgtttcaTCAGGTCGCGCTCATGGGTCAAGCGCTAGCGGAATTATTGCGCGGTGGCCCCGAGCAGAGCAGGGACGCGCTGCGAGTGACGCTTCATCTGGTAGAGAAATCGTTACAGAGAATTCATCGTGGACAGAAGAACGCCATGTATACGACGCAGCGTAGTATCGAGAACAAGGTGGGCGCGGCCACCGGTTGGCGAGAGCTCCTGATGTCGGTGGGATTTAGATTCGAGCCGGCCGGTAACGGTATACCGTCCTCCGTGTTCTTCCCACAAAGCGATCCCGAGGAAAGACTGACGAGATGTAGCGCCAGCCTACAAGCTCTACTAGGATTAGGTCAATCGTCGTTGCACGCCTTGGCTAGGCTCTTACAAGTATTGACTCACTTTAATTTATGCTTAACTAAATATGGTATAAagttgattttaattaattgcgcaaaaaatattttaggcaCCGGAAGCCGCAGAAGACGTCATCGCTGCCATGAGAAGAGCCAGCTGCGCTACAGAAGGACAAGAAGTTATATTGCCTGTACATGTTTGGAGAGCATCAGGATCGCACGAACTGTTCGCTAGCTTAGGATTTGACTTGATGGAAGTCGGGCAATCGGAAGTGATACTGAGAACAGGCAAACAAGCTTCACGTAGAGCTGTCCAATTTGCTCTTCAAGCTCTTCTCGCATTATttggtaaattaaaattcaaatattgatACATAGTAACAcagtaataaatgtaaattacttatattcGTTGGtataatgtgtatattattatcaattgcAGACACACAGGAAGCACCAAAAAGTCTTAGCTTAGATTCAGGCAGCTCAATGGAGAGTTTAGCTTCCGTAGCCCATACCGAGAAAAACCTTGTAGAACGGCCACGATTGGGAGGAGCGTTCGCAAGTTA
The window above is part of the Temnothorax longispinosus isolate EJ_2023e chromosome 8, Tlon_JGU_v1, whole genome shotgun sequence genome. Proteins encoded here:
- the LOC139818062 gene encoding uncharacterized protein — encoded protein: MSHRDISEVEPEGTSALAAGSRALFLETVRRSNAACQNGDYALAATLYTEALALDPLSHVLYSNRSAARLKMGLFALALQDAVRATELSPQWPKAYYRQGVALQCLGRYGEALVAFSTGLAHDVSNHQLLSGLVEASLKSPLRPTLEPTFQQLRVMKLDESPFVVISVVGQELLGAGQYRASAGVLEAALTIGTCSLKLKGSVLSALSSAYWTLNSLDKSLHYMQQDLGVARSLGDPQGECRAHGNLGAAYFSKGSFKEALTAHRYQLVLAMKCKDTQAAASALTSLGHVYTAIGDLPNALASHKQCVQLVKQMGDRLQEAREIGNVGAVYLAMGEFESAVDCHTQHLRIARRLGDRVEEARAFSNLGSSHHYRRNFGQAMAYHENVLRIAQELGDRAIEIRAYAGLGHAARCAGDLAQAKLWHQRQLDVALVTKDKVAEGRACSNLGIVYQLLGEHDAALKLHQAHLGIARSLGDKAGMGRAYGNIGNAYNALGYYEQAIKYHKQELTISKEVNDRSSEASTHGNLAVAYQAVQGHEAALRHYRAHLAIARELKDTAGEACALLNLANCLSSRGRFEEAVPYYEHYLMLSQELHDVEGEAKACHFLGYAHYCLGNHREAVRYYDQDLALAKDLQDKSGMGRAYCNLGLAHLALENLDTALECQKYYLAIAHMTKHLAGKFRALGNIGDCLLRMGEIDEAIKMHQRQLNLARQAADRCLEAAAYGALGIAHRVTKNLDKALGFHTQELTLRQEAGDLRGECRAHGNLGAVHMALGQYTHAVKCYQEQLERAKELADSGVEAQALGNLGIARLNMAHYEDAIGYFEQQLATLEPLTTNTALLDKARALGNLGDCYEALGDLEEAIKCHEQQLTAALKLKSTRDQERAYRGLGRAREATGNLQEALVCFEKRLVTAHEVDSPEARGAAYGDLGRVHAALGNHEQAVSCLSHQLALARGFGDKAAEAEAASGLGAVHLLMDDPNSALRHHQLELSIAESLDAAGLQARACANLGMTQETLGQYEEAIRLQEQSLSLAAAAGDQPARAAAFASLGRLHHLCGDLPRALSYLQSGLSLSEGLGRREEAARLRHRLGLVHWEAAEATISVEHLEKAANLLESLDGTCVSLSCGQPNRTELLSETYRMLQKVLIHLNRAEEALNWAERSRRSKSNSLDDAAHYSEIIDRQRGIILYYSEVGCELHAWCLAPGRGLLRFHSTTLDDGVGLEKRVLQAREALLDESNELIEESTKIPSRGHHLNASSYSLSSLFSVGSVSSRAGSARWGRGVKGPTWQAPLPIQVLYDLLLAPFEDLLPPPRKELILVVEKSLYLAPFPALQSNPGEDYLCERFSLLVVPSLAALRKRSKTPVLEGGATVAALVAGNPVLPEEIRKEYGWAESVASTETESEIVAELLEARAMTGLEATRSAVLRSLPDAECVHLTVPIFWSTSSLAFSPDQCEEPSERPEYLISQADLLRLKMSARLVVVSSGQSWSNVDCTNATSDGIQNLAKTLLSTGAQCVLIGMWAVPPTAGSILLRAFYSAMLQGARASRALAEAMQTVQHTRHFAHPANWAGWLLIGGDARLSNKVALMGQALAELLRGGPEQSRDALRVTLHLVEKSLQRIHRGQKNAMYTTQRSIENKVGAATGWRELLMSVGFRFEPAGNGIPSSVFFPQSDPEERLTRCSASLQALLGLGQSSLHALARLLQAPEAAEDVIAAMRRASCATEGQEVILPVHVWRASGSHELFASLGFDLMEVGQSEVILRTGKQASRRAVQFALQALLALFDTQEAPKSLSLDSGSSMESLASVAHTEKNLVERPRLGGAFASYVRHRGEPDGKTMEPPNVLIPASRQPCQNGGGESDVAFTPSPPVALNLNHQTRIRNLYPDQNPVRPGSSSSSSVTDWDNGHATVLRRQPLPPLPANVLERLSVRTEIGTNSSRKPRHSTAANEDICSAQTDATQSTETHPQNLRNLATSLTSLTRELTPTISEVYHERNLGLGLAPSLSKLLEEVGAVSENEESQSAKTVGHSQTQNWIQNEPELCRRDEADGRSIAESQCSAASSNKIPRKAPAPPI